Proteins found in one Quercus robur chromosome 2, dhQueRobu3.1, whole genome shotgun sequence genomic segment:
- the LOC126701500 gene encoding uncharacterized protein LOC126701500 — MRWFDGLRAESIGSFKELTQTFGSRFITCSRAPHPLASLLSLSMREGKTLKTYLDRYWEIFNEIEGDFKNVAISTFKLCLLAEHGLRKSLMGKPVTSISQLMDQIDKYKRVEEDQLQDKGKGKVIPQERRDFRSERYNNNKPRRDFAGQFGLAAPQVVNTVFRELVNKVLEKIKNEPYFKWLNKMSGDPTRRNQSLHCQYHQDRGHTTEDCRTLWNHLEPLVKEGKLQQFLYQPNGQGDQSRSYGQGSASLRHPLGTINVIFATLRRTGSQPARVMSMARLPAEDPNSEPKRARLEI; from the coding sequence atgaggtggtttgatggtcTGAGGGCAGAATCCATCGGTTCCTTTAAGGAACTCACCCAGACGTTTGGGTCCCGTTTTATTACGTGTAGCAGAGCGCCTCATCCTTTGGCTTCTTTGCTATCTCTGTCCATGAGAGAGGGTAAAACTCTAAAAACATACTTGGACCGATATTGGGAGATATTCAACGAGATAGAGGGTGATTTTAAGAACGTGGCCATCAGTACTTTCAAGCTCTGCTTGCTTGCAGAGCATGGTTTAAGGAAGTCTTTGATGGGGAAACCTGTTACCAGTATAAGTCAACTCATGGATCAGATTGACAAGTATAAGAGGGTTGAGGAAGACCAGCTGCAAGATAAAGGGAAGGGCaaggttatccctcaagagaggagggatttcaggtcggaacgCTACAATAATAACAAACCTCGGCGAGATTTTGCTGGACAATTTGGACTTGCAGCCCCACAAGTAGTAAACACTGTGTTCCGAGAACTTGTGAATAAAGTCTTAGAGAAAATCAAGAACGAGCCGTATTTTAAATGGTTGAACAAGATGAGTGGAGATCCTACAAGGCGTAACCAAAGCCTCCATTGTCAGTATCATCAGGACCGAGGacataccactgaggattgtCGAACATTGTGGAACCATCTGGAACCATTGGTTAAGGAGGGCAAGCTGCAACAATTTCTGTACCAACCTAATGGACAGGGAGACCAATCAAGGTCATATGGCCAGGGGAGTGCTTCTTTAAGGCACCCATTgggcacaataaatgtcatatttgcTACGCTTAGAAGGACTGGCTCTCAACCTGCCAGGGTGATGTCTATGGCCAGGTTACCAGCTGAGGACCCAAACTCCGAGCCGAAGAGAGCTAGGTTAGAGATCTGA